One region of Bdellovibrio bacteriovorus genomic DNA includes:
- a CDS encoding tail fiber domain-containing protein gives MNYSGTYLLILVLLWNCFAMAAPKYFTYQGRIVKSDGTALEYGNVSFLFEITNPNGTCVIYREQKDGINMQSSKGVFDVPIGSGTKLFPTDPLFSLLDAFNNSESQNCAGGATYSPLSGDGRLLKVQFHDGTGWKVIDPPNEIRTVPFSAFAHSAEKLGDKLASDFLLKNSVASCSAGQYLTFDGTSFTCQNDAGGAGVVSDVNVTAPLTKSGTASIPVIGISVGTTAGTVAAGNDARFSDARIPTGTAGGDLSGTYPNPSVAKIQNVAVSSVAPTSGHFLKFDGAQWLSSAITMSDVANLNTTLTNYLTTSAFNTAVGSANCAAHQTPYWNSVSGSFQCQSINVSVAGDVSGTIGAVVVNKIKGVTVDTTGLTTGQVLKYDGTKWAPASDSNAGGTVTNIATGTGLSGGPITSTGTISLANTAVTAGSYGSTTQVPTFTVDAQGRLTTAANSAIAFPVSSVATKTGAVTLDYGDINNAASKYFTYRPNNVSCSDGQTLKWINASSRWECANDTSSGGTVTNIATGTGLSGGPISSTGTISLANTAVTAGSYGSATQVPTFTVDAQGRLTTASNAAIAFPVTSVASKTGAVSLDYGDINNAASKYLTYRPNNVACSDGQTLKWVNANLRWECANDVDTSSGGTVTNIATGTGLSGGPITSTGTISLANTAVTAGSYSRANITVDAQGRLTAASNGAAVNLGTEVTGTLPIANGGTGQTTATAAFNGLSPATTKGDLIVNDGTNDVRLPVGTNGQVLSANSAQASGLQWITPTNGTVTNVTGTAPIAVSSGSTTPAISINDATTSTKGAVQVGAGLSVTSGTISADPVNFPATVPVSKGGTGSTSLTANRLLASNGTGSAVIAFNCANGQMVTFDATGLMTCTSFVNSSVILNGGNSFGANATIGTNDAYALGFETSGATRMTILSGGNVGIGTASPGAKLHVSGGTATIENSGGEALMINRPNGTFGYLNFTTSGARRWHLGISSASEGGSNLGSDFYINRANDAGAYIDTPFQISRMTGDVTLSSLLSTGARVQMARDGVNNSFLSAQGTGTDMERAAIGFRSNVGTGLINALIFRVNNMVGGEWVAMNSGTSPFLKLHPINLTAPPTGWGGGLWTWDAYVEATLALGNNGVQNTYFTASGNGVMAGTLTQNSDIRLKENIERIPASLAKINQLNGVTYYWKDRARDSEKQMGLIAQDVEKVFPEAVRTTKSGYLSVAYQNLVAPLVEAVKELHKLYLDQTAEIETLKKENEALKERLDKIEQRLDKIDTQK, from the coding sequence ATGAATTACTCCGGTACGTATCTTCTCATATTGGTACTTCTTTGGAATTGCTTCGCAATGGCTGCGCCTAAGTATTTCACGTATCAAGGTCGCATCGTTAAATCTGATGGAACTGCCTTAGAATACGGGAACGTCAGCTTTCTTTTTGAAATTACTAATCCCAATGGCACTTGTGTGATTTACCGTGAACAAAAAGACGGTATTAACATGCAAAGCTCAAAGGGTGTCTTTGATGTTCCTATCGGAAGTGGAACGAAGTTGTTCCCAACGGATCCTTTGTTTTCTTTGTTAGATGCTTTCAATAATTCAGAATCGCAAAATTGTGCAGGAGGCGCGACATATTCTCCTTTATCAGGGGACGGGCGTCTGCTGAAAGTGCAATTTCACGATGGAACGGGCTGGAAAGTCATCGATCCACCAAATGAAATTCGTACCGTGCCTTTTTCAGCGTTTGCTCATTCGGCAGAAAAGCTGGGCGATAAATTAGCGAGTGATTTCCTTTTAAAAAACAGCGTCGCTTCTTGTTCGGCGGGACAGTATCTGACATTTGATGGAACAAGTTTTACTTGTCAAAACGATGCTGGTGGAGCTGGTGTGGTTTCAGACGTCAACGTCACGGCTCCACTTACAAAGTCGGGCACGGCATCCATTCCGGTGATAGGAATTTCAGTTGGAACCACAGCGGGAACTGTCGCCGCGGGAAATGATGCTCGGTTCAGCGATGCCAGAATTCCTACGGGAACAGCAGGTGGAGACTTAAGTGGGACATATCCAAATCCTTCTGTAGCTAAAATTCAAAATGTCGCGGTGTCTTCGGTGGCTCCTACTTCCGGTCATTTCTTAAAGTTCGACGGTGCTCAGTGGTTGTCGTCGGCAATCACGATGTCGGATGTTGCCAATTTAAATACGACTTTAACAAATTATCTGACGACATCTGCGTTTAATACGGCAGTGGGAAGTGCGAACTGTGCGGCCCACCAAACTCCTTATTGGAATTCCGTTTCAGGATCTTTCCAGTGTCAGTCGATCAACGTTTCTGTTGCTGGTGACGTCAGTGGCACGATCGGTGCGGTGGTTGTAAATAAAATCAAAGGCGTGACGGTTGATACGACCGGCCTTACGACAGGACAAGTTCTTAAATATGATGGCACGAAATGGGCGCCAGCTTCGGATAGCAATGCGGGCGGCACAGTCACGAATATCGCGACGGGCACTGGTTTAAGCGGTGGACCTATCACTTCAACGGGAACTATTTCGCTTGCGAATACGGCGGTGACGGCGGGTTCATATGGTTCTACAACTCAAGTTCCTACCTTCACGGTGGATGCTCAAGGTCGTTTGACGACGGCAGCGAATTCTGCGATCGCGTTTCCAGTTTCAAGTGTGGCGACCAAAACAGGTGCGGTGACTTTAGATTATGGTGATATCAATAACGCCGCTTCAAAGTATTTCACCTATCGTCCAAACAACGTTTCTTGTAGCGATGGACAAACCTTGAAATGGATTAACGCAAGTTCTCGTTGGGAGTGTGCGAATGACACTTCTTCGGGTGGTACCGTCACTAATATTGCAACAGGCACAGGATTAAGCGGTGGTCCTATTTCCTCAACGGGCACTATTTCCTTAGCGAACACCGCAGTGACAGCCGGTTCTTATGGTTCAGCAACCCAAGTTCCCACTTTCACGGTAGATGCTCAAGGCCGTTTGACGACCGCATCTAATGCTGCCATAGCTTTTCCGGTAACAAGTGTTGCTTCTAAAACAGGTGCGGTGTCTTTGGATTATGGAGATATCAATAATGCCGCTTCAAAATATTTAACTTATCGCCCTAACAACGTGGCTTGTTCTGACGGACAGACTTTAAAATGGGTTAACGCCAACTTGCGTTGGGAATGTGCGAATGATGTCGATACGTCTTCAGGTGGAACTGTCACCAATATTGCTACGGGAACGGGACTTAGCGGTGGACCGATTACATCTACGGGAACAATTTCTCTAGCGAACACGGCGGTAACGGCAGGTTCTTACTCTCGCGCTAATATCACGGTCGATGCTCAAGGTCGTCTGACAGCCGCGAGTAATGGGGCCGCTGTAAATCTTGGGACCGAAGTGACGGGAACTCTTCCGATTGCTAACGGTGGTACAGGACAAACGACTGCGACGGCAGCGTTTAACGGTTTATCGCCAGCCACGACGAAAGGTGATTTGATCGTCAACGATGGAACAAATGATGTTCGTTTGCCTGTAGGAACAAACGGCCAAGTGCTTTCTGCAAACTCTGCTCAAGCTTCTGGTTTGCAGTGGATCACTCCAACTAACGGCACGGTGACAAACGTAACAGGTACGGCGCCGATCGCTGTGTCGTCTGGTTCAACAACTCCTGCCATTTCAATCAATGATGCGACGACTTCGACGAAAGGTGCTGTGCAAGTCGGTGCGGGGCTTTCTGTCACTTCCGGTACAATCAGTGCGGATCCGGTGAATTTCCCTGCAACGGTTCCTGTTTCTAAAGGTGGTACGGGATCGACATCCTTAACGGCCAATAGACTTCTAGCTTCGAATGGCACTGGCTCTGCTGTGATTGCATTTAACTGTGCTAACGGTCAAATGGTGACGTTTGATGCAACGGGATTGATGACGTGTACTTCATTCGTAAATAGCAGTGTGATTTTAAATGGCGGAAATTCCTTCGGCGCCAACGCCACTATTGGAACCAACGATGCTTACGCGCTGGGTTTTGAAACAAGTGGGGCGACTCGCATGACAATTCTTTCGGGCGGTAACGTCGGTATCGGCACGGCTTCACCTGGAGCAAAACTTCATGTCAGCGGTGGAACAGCGACAATCGAGAACTCGGGTGGCGAAGCCTTGATGATAAATAGACCGAATGGAACCTTTGGATATTTGAACTTCACAACATCAGGTGCGCGTCGCTGGCACTTGGGTATTAGCAGTGCTTCCGAGGGTGGCAGTAACTTGGGTTCTGATTTTTATATCAACCGCGCGAACGATGCGGGAGCTTATATCGATACTCCCTTCCAGATCTCGCGTATGACGGGCGATGTGACACTCTCAAGTCTTTTAAGCACGGGCGCGCGGGTTCAAATGGCTCGTGATGGTGTGAATAACTCTTTCCTTTCTGCTCAAGGAACCGGAACGGATATGGAAAGAGCGGCAATAGGATTTAGATCCAACGTGGGGACGGGGCTTATCAATGCCTTGATTTTCCGAGTGAATAACATGGTGGGTGGAGAATGGGTCGCAATGAACTCAGGCACGTCACCATTTTTAAAGTTGCATCCGATAAATTTAACTGCGCCACCCACAGGTTGGGGCGGTGGTCTTTGGACCTGGGATGCTTACGTTGAAGCGACATTGGCTTTGGGTAACAACGGTGTACAGAATACTTACTTTACCGCTAGTGGTAACGGAGTCATGGCGGGAACACTAACGCAAAACTCGGATATTCGTTTAAAAGAAAACATCGAAAGAATCCCGGCAAGTTTAGCGAAGATCAATCAGCTTAATGGTGTGACTTACTATTGGAAAGACCGCGCTCGTGACTCTGAAAAGCAAATGGGACTCATCGCTCAGGACGTGGAAAAAGTTTTTCCAGAGGCCGTGCGAACGACAAAATCTGGATACTTGAGCGTTGCTTACCAAAACTTGGTTGCACCCCTTGTCGAGGCCGTCAAGGAACTACATAAGCTCTATTTAGATCAGACCGCTGAAATAGAGACTTTGAAAAAAGAAAATGAAGCCCTGAAAGAACGTTTAGATAAAATCGAACAGCGTCTTGATAAGATAGACACTCAAAAGTAG
- a CDS encoding tail fiber domain-containing protein, with the protein MRNKISGTSLLIMSLLALSVQASPPLLTYQGRILKADGSPLEFNNVSFQFEITSPNGQCIIYREQIDHIDMTNSGGVFDVPIGGGAQSHPVSATFKLLDSFNNSASFSCDGGSTYNAASGDQRRLRVRFHDGSGWKTISPDNTIRSVPYAAYSAASEKLGTYQANDFVLKNTVTSCPANNFLTFDGTAFSCAPVTGASGGTVTNVTSGNAYATVTNGNSTPQITVNVGTAANTVAAGNDSRFTDARTPTGNAGGDLGGTYPDPTVSKLQGVAVATTVPTSGQFFKYSGTNWTPASIAISDVTNLSSTLSNYQTTSAFNTAVGSANCGAHQTPYWNSVAGAFQCQAINVSVAGDVSGTIGAVAVNKIKGVDVDTTGLTAGQVLKYDGTKWAPANDSNAGGTVTNIATGTGLSGGPITSTGTISLANTAVTAGSYGSTTQVSTFTVDAQGRLTTAANVNIAFPVTSVATKTGAVTLDFGDIQSVATKYLTYKPNNVACSDGQVLKWIAASSRWECANDTDTSSSGTVTNIATGAGLSGGPITSTGTISLANTAVTPGSYTKANITVDAQGRITAATNGSSTVDLTTDVTGVLPIANGGTGISTGGSANQVLKWDGGTNKWAPSFVKLSELTNSTGGSAFNIAGCTASQTLNWSSITDKFECQSISIANTQVTGLGTAATKAAGTAANEVLLLDGSGRLPASALPSTLGQWQASGTKLFYDDGVIVAGGSGTAYTGTNHSFVVKGDTGQYSQFIMDRGGNLTSFYTNGTSMNMGKCTSVACGGYTNFLSVDYSSSRMDLGMGGTYQKLYLTSSGYLGVGASSPSYSVDVQSTDAFQQRLFHSSDSDYNGAALMMTRTRGTLASNTGVLSGNTIGGFYFRAHDGSGTGTTTSAIEVSATENQSTTNRGSRMTFETTSTGAATRTERMRIDGNGYVGIGNTSPTVPLDVLKSFDGFTAIRAQNTNTSVGAYAGFAAESDTAAMEVVAYSSTNSGMFGSVAAADAVAVRSWNGKPASSMLVGTGSAVPLHLITGNAPRLTINGGGYVGIGTTSPSSDLDIMNSVNGGYIRASSQDGGFEIASGNDDTSFIDFRGSSNLAVDYHGRLRYTDSVGFSFETNASAVSRLFIRSTDGFVGVGTTAPSHLFTVNGTAYATSWNTPSDQRFKKDIRPIESALEHVLKLNGVRFNWIPESTPVAIEKVSDIGVIAQETEKVFPEAVSTDENGYKSVNYAKLVSPLIESTKELYGLCKASEQQLQRLSAKIEAHDRRIASLEAENKQKNAAIKELKSENADLKKRLERLEQKLGLSK; encoded by the coding sequence ATGAGAAACAAAATCTCCGGCACGTCATTGTTGATCATGAGTTTACTTGCGCTCTCGGTGCAGGCTTCACCGCCTCTTTTAACTTATCAGGGACGTATTCTTAAAGCCGACGGATCTCCGTTAGAATTTAATAACGTCAGCTTTCAGTTTGAAATAACAAGTCCTAATGGTCAGTGCATTATCTATCGCGAACAGATCGACCACATCGACATGACGAATTCAGGTGGGGTGTTTGACGTTCCCATCGGTGGGGGAGCACAAAGCCATCCCGTTTCTGCGACATTCAAACTTTTAGATTCTTTCAACAACTCGGCGTCGTTTTCTTGTGATGGAGGTTCTACTTATAACGCGGCCTCCGGTGATCAAAGACGTCTGCGCGTGCGTTTTCACGATGGTTCAGGTTGGAAAACAATTTCACCCGATAACACCATTCGTTCTGTCCCGTATGCCGCGTATTCTGCGGCCTCCGAAAAGCTTGGAACTTATCAGGCGAATGATTTCGTTTTAAAAAATACGGTTACAAGTTGTCCGGCGAATAACTTTCTTACTTTTGATGGCACTGCTTTTTCATGTGCTCCAGTAACGGGGGCTAGTGGTGGAACAGTTACCAACGTGACTTCAGGAAACGCCTACGCGACCGTAACGAATGGAAACTCCACCCCACAAATCACGGTGAATGTGGGAACCGCTGCAAATACCGTGGCGGCAGGAAATGATTCACGTTTTACTGATGCTCGTACACCCACAGGAAATGCTGGCGGAGATTTAGGCGGCACATATCCTGATCCGACCGTGAGCAAGTTGCAAGGTGTCGCAGTGGCGACGACAGTTCCTACATCGGGGCAGTTTTTTAAATATTCCGGAACCAATTGGACTCCAGCAAGTATTGCGATTTCTGACGTCACAAATCTTTCTTCGACTTTAAGCAACTATCAAACAACGTCCGCGTTTAACACAGCCGTGGGCAGTGCGAACTGTGGCGCGCACCAAACCCCTTACTGGAACTCCGTTGCGGGCGCATTTCAATGTCAGGCAATCAATGTTTCCGTAGCGGGTGATGTCAGTGGAACTATTGGTGCTGTGGCCGTGAATAAAATTAAAGGTGTGGATGTCGATACCACAGGTCTTACTGCAGGGCAGGTTCTTAAATACGACGGAACAAAGTGGGCTCCGGCCAATGATTCTAATGCTGGCGGGACTGTCACTAATATCGCAACGGGCACGGGTCTCAGTGGTGGTCCCATTACTTCAACCGGAACAATTTCCTTGGCAAACACGGCGGTGACTGCGGGATCTTACGGTTCCACAACCCAAGTAAGCACTTTCACTGTCGATGCTCAAGGAAGACTGACTACGGCAGCTAATGTGAACATTGCCTTTCCAGTAACTTCAGTTGCCACCAAAACGGGAGCCGTGACACTGGATTTTGGTGATATTCAAAGTGTTGCTACAAAGTACCTAACTTATAAACCCAATAATGTGGCCTGTAGTGATGGCCAAGTTTTAAAGTGGATCGCCGCCAGCTCTCGCTGGGAATGTGCGAATGATACCGATACTTCTTCCAGCGGTACTGTTACGAACATTGCAACGGGCGCCGGTCTTAGTGGTGGTCCTATCACTTCTACGGGGACAATTTCACTAGCAAACACGGCGGTGACTCCCGGATCTTATACGAAAGCAAATATCACGGTCGATGCGCAAGGAAGAATCACGGCAGCTACAAATGGATCGAGCACCGTGGATCTTACGACGGATGTAACGGGAGTTCTGCCAATTGCAAATGGCGGTACAGGTATTTCTACTGGAGGCAGTGCCAATCAAGTTTTGAAATGGGATGGTGGCACCAACAAATGGGCGCCTTCCTTCGTTAAGTTAAGTGAACTGACAAACTCAACTGGTGGAAGTGCTTTCAATATTGCGGGCTGTACGGCTTCTCAAACTTTGAACTGGAGCTCTATCACTGACAAGTTTGAGTGTCAGAGTATTTCTATCGCGAATACGCAAGTCACGGGACTTGGGACGGCAGCGACAAAAGCGGCTGGTACGGCGGCGAACGAAGTTTTATTACTTGATGGCTCTGGTCGACTTCCAGCAAGTGCTTTGCCTTCGACTTTAGGTCAATGGCAGGCGTCTGGAACAAAACTCTTCTATGATGACGGTGTCATTGTTGCTGGTGGCTCCGGCACGGCCTACACAGGGACGAATCATTCTTTCGTCGTTAAAGGGGATACAGGACAGTATTCTCAATTCATTATGGATCGTGGAGGTAATTTAACCAGCTTTTATACCAACGGCACAAGCATGAATATGGGAAAGTGTACTTCGGTTGCTTGCGGGGGTTACACGAATTTCTTATCGGTAGATTATTCTAGCAGTCGCATGGATTTGGGGATGGGTGGGACTTACCAGAAACTCTATCTGACTTCTTCAGGTTATCTAGGTGTCGGAGCTTCTTCTCCTTCTTACAGCGTCGATGTTCAATCGACAGATGCTTTCCAACAGCGCTTATTCCACTCATCTGATTCAGACTATAACGGTGCCGCTTTGATGATGACACGAACTCGAGGCACCTTGGCATCGAACACCGGTGTCCTTTCAGGGAACACTATTGGTGGATTTTATTTCCGCGCGCATGATGGCTCAGGCACGGGTACGACGACATCAGCGATTGAAGTCAGTGCCACGGAAAATCAATCCACGACAAATCGCGGTTCTAGAATGACTTTTGAAACTACAAGCACCGGAGCAGCGACACGCACGGAAAGAATGCGTATTGATGGAAATGGCTACGTTGGAATCGGAAATACTTCTCCGACGGTTCCTTTGGATGTTTTAAAATCCTTTGATGGTTTTACGGCCATTCGGGCTCAGAATACCAACACATCCGTCGGGGCTTATGCGGGATTTGCTGCAGAATCAGATACTGCCGCAATGGAAGTCGTGGCTTATTCATCTACCAACTCGGGCATGTTCGGGAGCGTTGCAGCAGCTGATGCCGTGGCTGTTCGTAGTTGGAATGGGAAGCCAGCGTCGTCTATGTTGGTCGGTACCGGAAGTGCGGTGCCCTTGCACTTGATCACGGGTAACGCGCCAAGATTGACTATCAACGGTGGTGGGTATGTCGGTATAGGAACCACGTCACCTTCTTCCGATTTAGATATCATGAACTCCGTGAATGGCGGTTACATCCGCGCGTCTTCTCAAGATGGAGGCTTTGAAATCGCCAGTGGAAATGATGATACGTCCTTCATCGACTTTCGAGGAAGTTCCAATTTGGCGGTCGATTACCACGGGCGATTGCGGTATACCGATAGCGTTGGATTCTCATTTGAAACAAACGCATCTGCCGTAAGTCGATTGTTTATTCGCAGTACTGATGGCTTTGTTGGCGTTGGTACGACAGCTCCTTCGCATTTATTCACGGTGAACGGAACGGCCTATGCCACTTCTTGGAACACTCCTTCTGATCAGCGCTTTAAAAAAGACATTCGCCCCATCGAGAGCGCTTTAGAGCACGTACTAAAATTAAATGGTGTCCGTTTTAACTGGATACCTGAAAGCACGCCGGTGGCTATCGAAAAAGTTTCTGATATTGGTGTGATCGCTCAGGAAACGGAAAAAGTTTTCCCTGAAGCTGTCTCTACGGATGAAAATGGCTATAAATCAGTGAATTACGCTAAGCTCGTGTCACCATTGATTGAGTCTACAAAAGAGCTTTACGGGCTTTGTAAAGCGTCTGAACAGCAACTGCAAAGACTGTCCGCGAAAATAGAAGCTCATGACCGTCGTATTGCTTCGTTAGAAGCCGAAAACAAGCAAAAGAATGCGGCTATCAAAGAGTTGAAGAGCGAAAACGCCGATCTTAAAAAACGTCTGGAACGTTTAGAACAAAAGCTGGGTCTTTCAAAATAA
- a CDS encoding methyl-accepting chemotaxis protein, with amino-acid sequence MKSWSLKAKLTVMGLFVSFLSATSGAIGFYFLNEVTYEYNIVADENLPSLKELADLRATIRELRIHVRSIGLSGNNQSEVNNYIEHSKQQIALFEQHIERYTKIDPTAKQRQSFQEFLSGWNEFKAFGGEVLTLAQDFGTNEEKIANLVREVCPGKAEKVYAPLLRETQYQVEYAERASALAHKAENESKTWVSVFAVVSIVLAGAVSFLASISISKTVKKICDALAENSLEVHKASSALTETSKTVHGGSSKAAAMVEESTASMTEIESIVKTSTERAMQAKLASEESKRSAEDGSHAVQQLMHSMTKISESSKKMQDIINIIEDISFQTNLLALNAAVEAARAGEAGRGFAVVAEAVRSLAQRSSISAKEISDLISQSAEYIEEGASKAELSQEVLKTILMNIEQVSGFNQDIASSAAEQKAGIQQVSGALVNLDSTSQSNSKASEEMSFIADELNDKTNSVDALILDLRKLIEGNKAA; translated from the coding sequence ATGAAATCTTGGAGTCTTAAAGCGAAGCTGACAGTCATGGGTTTATTTGTATCTTTCTTATCCGCTACGAGCGGGGCCATTGGTTTTTATTTTCTGAATGAGGTGACATACGAATACAACATTGTCGCCGACGAAAATCTTCCTTCATTGAAAGAGCTGGCGGACCTCCGTGCGACTATCCGCGAATTGCGCATCCATGTGCGCAGCATCGGCCTTTCGGGCAATAACCAGTCAGAAGTAAATAACTACATCGAGCATTCCAAACAACAGATAGCGCTTTTTGAACAACATATCGAACGCTACACCAAGATAGATCCGACGGCAAAACAGCGCCAAAGTTTTCAAGAGTTCCTCAGTGGATGGAACGAATTCAAGGCTTTTGGTGGAGAAGTTCTGACGTTGGCTCAGGACTTCGGTACTAACGAAGAAAAAATCGCGAATCTAGTTCGCGAAGTATGTCCTGGGAAGGCCGAGAAAGTCTATGCTCCGCTATTGCGTGAAACACAGTATCAAGTCGAATACGCTGAGCGAGCATCTGCTTTAGCCCACAAAGCTGAAAACGAATCAAAAACCTGGGTCAGTGTATTTGCTGTGGTTTCGATCGTTTTAGCGGGGGCTGTTTCATTCCTGGCTTCGATCTCCATTAGCAAGACAGTTAAAAAAATCTGTGATGCCTTGGCTGAGAATTCTTTGGAAGTGCACAAAGCATCTTCAGCGCTAACTGAAACAAGTAAGACAGTTCATGGAGGCTCCAGCAAGGCCGCAGCGATGGTGGAAGAAAGCACGGCCTCAATGACCGAGATTGAATCCATCGTGAAAACTAGTACCGAAAGAGCGATGCAGGCTAAGTTGGCTTCGGAAGAATCAAAGCGTTCTGCAGAAGACGGTTCCCATGCGGTTCAACAGCTGATGCATTCGATGACAAAAATCAGTGAAAGCTCGAAGAAAATGCAAGACATCATCAACATTATTGAAGATATCTCTTTCCAAACAAATCTTCTGGCTTTAAACGCAGCCGTAGAAGCCGCGAGAGCGGGTGAAGCAGGTCGTGGCTTTGCTGTCGTGGCCGAAGCTGTTCGATCTTTAGCGCAACGAAGTTCGATTTCTGCTAAAGAGATCTCGGACCTGATTTCACAAAGCGCAGAATATATTGAAGAGGGTGCCTCCAAGGCAGAGTTAAGCCAGGAAGTGCTGAAAACAATATTAATGAACATCGAACAAGTTTCCGGTTTCAATCAAGACATTGCGTCCTCGGCGGCAGAACAAAAAGCCGGGATCCAACAGGTCAGCGGAGCTTTGGTCAATCTGGATTCCACATCACAGAGCAATAGCAAAGCTTCTGAGGAAATGTCGTTCATCGCAGACGAACTGAATGATAAAACCAATTCCGTCGATGCTTTGATTCTGGATCTACGAAAACTGATTGAAGGAAATAAAGCCGCTTAA
- a CDS encoding response regulator codes for MDKTKILVVDDHRENIVAMSELIANDDIDIYSAVNAEEALNHILEHDFALALLDIQMPGVSGFELARLIRGVHRTRNLPVIFVTAEQRDQSIIFEGYETGAIDLMFKPLDPYIVRSKVQAFVQLDYQARLLREQMKEVERLRKRAEDANMAKSQFLANMSHEIRTPLASVLGFSDVLSQEVLSDEERLDCLAAIRRNGELLLRLIDDILDLSKIEAQQLQLVKTEFSLDEVIDDISATLNLRCEQKGIALRIRRFLPQYKFYSDPIRIKQVLLNIIGNAVKFTEKGTVDVEVTAEPAGGNSTRLFFKVKDSGIGISKDEQTNLFQPFSQADISTRRRFGGTGLGLVISRHLAQTLHGDLILKESAPGQGSTFEISMILENSEAIAHAPHFAVAPQEGQQAKVEVLEGKKILVVDDVSDNRLLIDRYLKHSGSEIIEASSGAEALSMISEKKPDIVLMDIQMPMMDGYEATGRARDNGYGGPIIALTAHAMKEEAKKCLDAGCDEVMTKPVRRKELTELIVKLLSPREVLH; via the coding sequence ATGGATAAAACAAAAATTCTCGTCGTGGATGACCACCGAGAAAACATTGTTGCGATGTCAGAGCTGATTGCAAATGATGACATCGATATTTACTCTGCCGTCAACGCGGAAGAGGCCTTAAATCATATTCTAGAGCACGATTTTGCGTTGGCGCTCTTAGATATTCAAATGCCCGGTGTGAGCGGTTTTGAACTAGCGCGCCTTATCCGCGGTGTCCATCGCACTCGCAACTTACCCGTCATTTTCGTGACGGCAGAGCAGCGCGATCAATCTATCATCTTTGAAGGTTATGAAACCGGCGCCATCGATTTAATGTTTAAGCCATTAGATCCTTACATAGTCCGCAGCAAGGTGCAGGCCTTTGTACAACTTGATTATCAAGCCCGTCTATTGCGCGAACAAATGAAGGAAGTTGAACGCCTTCGTAAAAGAGCTGAAGATGCGAACATGGCAAAAAGCCAGTTCTTAGCGAACATGTCGCATGAGATCCGTACTCCCCTGGCGTCCGTTTTAGGCTTTTCTGATGTTCTGTCTCAAGAAGTTTTAAGTGATGAAGAAAGATTGGATTGCTTAGCAGCCATCCGTCGTAACGGCGAACTGCTGCTTCGACTTATTGATGATATTTTGGATCTTTCAAAGATCGAGGCGCAACAACTTCAATTAGTGAAAACTGAATTTTCATTAGATGAAGTGATAGATGATATCAGTGCCACGTTGAATTTGCGTTGCGAACAAAAAGGCATTGCTTTACGCATCCGCAGATTCTTACCGCAATATAAATTCTATTCTGATCCCATCCGCATTAAACAGGTTCTTTTAAACATCATTGGGAACGCCGTTAAGTTTACAGAAAAAGGAACAGTCGACGTCGAGGTGACCGCGGAACCGGCGGGCGGAAATTCCACACGTCTTTTCTTTAAGGTCAAAGATTCCGGTATTGGCATTTCAAAAGACGAGCAGACAAATCTTTTTCAACCTTTTAGCCAAGCTGATATTTCAACTCGCCGACGCTTTGGCGGCACGGGCTTGGGCTTGGTGATTTCAAGACATCTAGCTCAAACTCTTCATGGAGATTTGATTTTAAAAGAATCTGCTCCAGGTCAAGGCTCAACATTTGAAATTTCAATGATCTTAGAAAACTCAGAGGCCATAGCTCATGCTCCTCACTTCGCGGTCGCTCCCCAAGAGGGCCAGCAAGCGAAGGTTGAAGTTCTTGAAGGCAAAAAAATTCTTGTCGTTGACGATGTGAGCGACAATCGACTTTTAATTGATCGATATCTCAAACACTCTGGATCCGAAATTATTGAAGCCAGTTCAGGGGCTGAAGCGCTCAGTATGATTTCAGAAAAAAAACCAGATATCGTGCTTATGGATATCCAAATGCCAATGATGGACGGATACGAAGCCACAGGTCGTGCGCGCGACAATGGTTATGGCGGACCAATCATCGCTTTAACTGCCCACGCAATGAAAGAAGAAGCAAAGAAATGCTTAGATGCTGGCTGCGATGAAGTGATGACAAAACCCGTTCGCCGCAAAGAGCTGACGGAGCTTATCGTTAAACTTCTTTCTCCAAGAGAAGTCTTGCATTAG